In a genomic window of Fusobacterium perfoetens ATCC 29250:
- the thiD gene encoding bifunctional hydroxymethylpyrimidine kinase/phosphomethylpyrimidine kinase yields MKHVLTIAGSDTCGGAGIQADLKAMSALGVYGMSVITAVTAQNTNGVFGVQEISKEIIEKQIEVIFEDIRVDAVKIGMLSSIEIIESITKMLKKYNVKNIVIDPVMVSKSKYKLLKDEAIEALKKFVALGTLVTPNIPEAEILADMEIRNEEEMIEAAKKIQNLGAKNVLVKGGHREDNCTDVLLLENGEIVKFPGVRIDTINTHGTGCTLSSSIASLIAKGNSVEEAVCQGKDYITEAIKNSFSIGHGVGPVGHFIDLYKKAGMNYE; encoded by the coding sequence ATGAAACATGTTTTAACAATTGCTGGTTCTGATACTTGTGGGGGAGCTGGAATACAAGCTGATTTAAAAGCAATGAGTGCTTTAGGTGTTTATGGAATGAGTGTTATTACAGCTGTAACAGCTCAAAATACAAATGGAGTTTTTGGAGTTCAAGAAATTTCTAAAGAAATCATTGAAAAACAAATAGAAGTTATATTTGAAGATATAAGAGTGGACGCTGTAAAAATTGGAATGCTTTCTAGTATAGAAATAATAGAAAGTATTACAAAAATGTTAAAGAAGTATAATGTAAAAAATATTGTTATAGACCCTGTTATGGTTTCAAAAAGTAAATATAAATTATTAAAAGATGAAGCTATTGAAGCTTTAAAAAAATTTGTTGCTTTAGGAACTTTAGTAACCCCTAATATCCCTGAAGCTGAGATATTAGCTGATATGGAAATAAGAAATGAAGAAGAAATGATAGAAGCAGCTAAAAAAATTCAAAATCTTGGAGCTAAAAATGTTTTAGTAAAAGGAGGACACAGAGAAGATAATTGTACAGATGTATTATTACTTGAAAATGGAGAAATAGTAAAATTTCCAGGAGTGAGAATAGATACAATAAATACTCATGGAACAGGATGTACTCTTTCATCTTCTATTGCTTCTCTTATAGCTAAAGGAAATTCTGTAGAAGAAGCAGTTTGTCAAGGAAAAGATTATATAACAGAAGCTATAAAAAATTCATTTTCTATTGGACATGGAGTAGGTCCTGTTGGTCATTTTATAGATTTATATAAAAAGGCTGGTATGAATTATGAATAA